The DNA region ACCCAGGTTGAGGGCAACCCTGCGGGCAGGCTCTGGGTCTACCGTTTTGTCAGGTCAAGGTCCCGACGGGCACATCAGGATTGTAATCACCCTCAAACGAGTTTGAGGGTGCCACCCGTCGCAAGGATGCTCCAGATGTAACCAGACAAAAAATAAATTGTCAACCAACCTTTCAGGTATGGTTGACCTACCTACTACTACGTCGCTCCGTTACCAGAACAAACCCTTGCGGGGCAGGAATTTCAAGCTGAATTCTCTAAAGCTGGATTTTGTCGAGGGAATTTCCAGATGGATCCAAATGGACATGAATTGCCACTACATTTATCTTTAATAAATCCCTTGATTTAAAAACAGAGTAAATATATATTCTAACTCAGACAAAATCCTTTAAGGGTGATATGGGAAAAAGCAAAGAAAAGAAAAGAGTTGTTATTCTTGGTTCCACCGGGTCGATCGGCAGAAGCGCTCTTCAGGTTCTGAAGAGCTTCGAGGATAGGTTCGAGATATTCGGGCTTTCCGCACACAGGAATTTTGAACTGTTTAAGTGCCAGATTAGAGAATACAAGCCTAAAATGGCTGTATTGACTCAAACAGAAAGCTTCGAGAAAGTCAAGCGTGGGTTCAGAGATAATAAAATTAAAATAGAATACGGGGCTGATAGTATCAACCAGATGGTATTTTCACCTGAGGTTGATATCGTCATCAATGCCATAGTCGGCTCTGCCGGTCTTTTACCCAGTTTTGCTACCCTTCAAGCAGGGAAGACTTTGGCTTTAGCCAATAAGGAATCCTTAGTTATGGCAGGGGAGCTTCTGACTGACCTGGCTAAGAAAAAAGGCTCAGAGATTCTCCCGGTTGACAGCGAACATTCTGCCATTAAACAATGCCTGCTGGCCGGGGAAAAAAACGAGGTTAAGAGATTGATATTGACAGCTTCAGGAGGGCCTTTCTATCTAAATAAAAAGAAGGATCTATCCCGGGTAACCATCAGCCAGGCCCTCTCCCATCCTACCTGGCAAATGGGGAAGAAGATCACCATAGATTCAGCTACCTTGATGAATAAAGGGTTAGAGGTGATCGAAGCTCACTGGCTTTTCGGGATACCAGCCTCACAGATAAAGGTGATAATTCACCCCCAGTCAGTGGTTCATTCTATGGTAGAGTTCGTAGATGGCACCCTGATAGCACAGATGAGCAGACCGGATATGAAGATGCCTTTGCAATATGCTCTGCTTTATCCCGAAAGAATCGAGACCAATGATAACTTTCTAAATCTCACCCGGATAAAAAATCTCATTTTTTTAGAGCCGGACCTGGGAAGATTTCCGGCACTAAAGTTCTGTTATTTCGCTTTGGAGCTTGGCGGCACTGCCCCCAGCGTACTGAATGCGGCAAATGAAGTGGCGGTTGAATCCTTTTTACTCAGAAAGCTTTCCTTTGATAAGATACCTATGCTGGTAAGAAAGGTTTTATCCGCACATAAAGTAAAAAATAATCCGACCCTGGAGAAGATCTTAGAAGCAGACAGATGGGCAAGAGAAGAGAGCAGGAAGTTTATTCAGCGAGAGAATAACCGATAAAACTTAAGGTGGACTCAAACATGATAGATGTCATATCCTTCATAGCAGCTCTGGGGATTTTGGTTTTCGTGCATGAATTTGGCCATTTCCTGGTAGCAAAAAAGGCCGGGGTAAAGGTAGAAAGGTTTTCGTTAGGTTTTCCTCCTAAGATGATAGGCAAGAAGATCGGGGATACTGAATACTGTATTTCCTGGATTCCTCTGGGCGGATACGTGAAGATGGCTGGAGAAAATCCGGATGAAGAAAAAGAGAAGTGGGAGCCTTTTGAATTTTTAGGCAAGCCAGTTTGGCAGAGAGGGTTAATAATCGTTGCGGGACCTGTGATGAATTTTCTCTTGGCTATCCTTATCTCCTGGGGAATATTCTTCTTTAACGGCATAGATCGTTATGAGAAAACAACTGTTGGTCGGGTGGGCAAAGATACCCCGGCAGAAAAAGCCGGACTCAAAAGTGGAGACCAGATCATTTTGGTGAATGGGACCGAAGTTAGAAGTTTTGATGAAATGGCTCAGATTATTTATAAAGTGGTAAGAAAGCCCGTTACTATAAAATGGAGGAGGGGGAACGAAATTTTTGAGGCTAAGATCACAACCGTAAAGGAGCAAGTGCAAAATGAAGAAGGAAAGACTATAGAGATTGGAATGATCGGGATCGGTCCTGAACGCACCCCTCCAAAAAAGCTTTTTCAATCATTTTTTGCGGGGGTAGGGTGGACCGTTTTCCTCGTCGTGAAAACTGTAGAATTTCTGGTAGGGCTTTTCACCGGAGCGGCTTCTCTAAAGATGGTCGGAGGACCGATCTTCATTGCCCGCACAGCCGGGGAGACTGCGAAATTAGGTTTGGCAAACTTTTTCTCCTTTATAGCTTTACTTTCAGTCAACCTCTCGATCATAAACATACTCCCGATACCTGTGCTGGACGGTGGTCATATCCTCTTCTTAGGTCTGGAAAAGTTAAGGGGGAAACCTCTTTCGCTTAAGCAAAGAGCGATCATCCAGCAGATCGGACTGGCTTTTCTCCTGATTTTGATTATCTATGTGAGCTATAATGATATTTTGAGGTGGAAAAAAGGATAACATGAATAAAAGTGCCACTTTAGTGGCGTAAGTGATTTGGCAGACGAAGGGGAAAGCTTTATGCTCAGGTTCTATAATGACGGAACTTGCTTAAGTTATAAAATGCTTGACAAAATATCTTGACAAATAAGGTAAGAATAAATATCTTTGAAAATATAGATAGTGAAATTATTCACATAGGTGATACCTGGTGAAGGAAAGCTGTTTAACAAAATATAAGGTCGTTTTTCTCTGGGGCTTAATCTCGCTGTTTTTACCTCTCTGTTCACAGGCAAAAGAGATAAGGTGCCTTTCCTGTCACGGGGCTAAAGATTTACTGATGACAGATGAATATGGCAGAAAAGTCTCCTTATATATTGACCCTTCCATAATCAAAAGCTTAATCCATAAAGATTTAACCTGCATCGACTGCCATACTGAGGTCAAAGATGAAGTCCATATGGTCAAACCGGGTATAGTTCAGTGCGGCAGATGTCATAAGGCTACGCTTTTAGAATACCGCGAAAGTTTTCACGGGAGAAAATATATTCAGGGGATAAAGGATGCGCCCTGGTGTCAGGACTGCCACGGCTCGCACGATATCAGGAGCAAGGACGACCCCAAGTCTCTTACTTACCGCCTGAATATTCCCAAGATGTGCGATAATTGCCACAAAAGCCCTGGAATGGCAAAAAAATACAATTTGCAGGTTTCAGAGCCTTACAAGCTTTATCGCGAGAGCATACATGGAAAGGCGATCGAGGAAAAAGGGTTGATCAATGCAGCGATCTGCACTGATTGTCACGAAAGTCATGCGCTTAAAGAGCCAACTGATACTTCTTCTCTGATTTATCGCCATAATGTCCCTTCAACCTGCGGAGAATGTCATTATGGAGATTATCAGGTCTTTAAAGAATCAGTACACGGTAAAGCCGCGCTGGCGGGCAATTCTAAAGCTCCGGTCTGCACCGATTGCCATAGCGAACATTCTATCCAGCCACCCTGGGTTAATACCTCTACGGTCTATCCAGCCAATATCTCCAGGACCACCTGTCCCTGGTGTCATTCAGCAGAAAAGATTACTGATAGATACGGATTCGTCACTCAAAGAATGACTAAATATTTAGACAGCTACCATGGAGTGGATAGTCGTGCGGGTTGGAAAGGGGTGGCTAATTGTGCCAGTTGTCATGGCTATCATGATGTCAGGCCCTCAACCGACCCTAAATCCTCTATTAACATCGCTAACCTTCCCAGGACCTGCGGGAATTGTCATCCTAATGCCGGAGAAAATTTCGCCAAAGGTAAAATCCATTCAGCCATTACTACGAAAAAGGAGGTCGGGGTCTATATAGTCAGAAGGATTTATATCGTTTTGATAGTCGTGGTCATCGGGGGGATGCTTTTGCACAATTCTTTGATAATATGGAAAAGGGTCAGGGAAAAATATAAAGAGGCGAAAGAGGCAACCGTAATCCGCTTCAATCAAAGCGAGATAATCCAGCACCTTTTGCTTTTTTTAACCTTCACTACTTTAGCCATAAGCGGATTCGCTTTGAAGTTTCCGAATGCCTGGTGGGCTAAATGGATGGTAAAAACTGAAGCGGGTGCACATCTGAGGAGTGATATCCACAGAATAGCTGCGGTGATCTTCATTCTGGTGTGTGTGTATAACCTCTACTATATCATTTTCACCCCAAGGGGCAGAGCACAGCTCCGGGCAATATTTTTTGGCCCCAAAGACATACTCCTTGTAATTCAGAATATAAATTACTATTTAGGCCTGACCAAGGATATTCCTAAGTTTGACCGATATGCTTATATGGAGAAAGCTGAGTACTGGGCATTGATCTGGGGTGCTATTGTGATGACTGTAACCGGGTTCCCGATGTGGTTTGAGAACTTCTTCTTGAAGTTTATGCCCCTGTGGCTTTTGAATGTTTTCAGAGCTATTCATCTCTATGAGGCGATCTTAGCCTCTGTAGCGATTATAGTCTGGCATATGTTCTTTATGATCTTTGAGCCGGAAAGCTATCCGGTGAACCTGGGCATGATGACCGGCAGGATCTCGGAAAAGGAGTTAGAGGAAAAACACGGGGCTGAGTACGAAAGGCTGAAAAACAAGGATAAATTTCGTTTGGGCAGGGACACTTGATGTCAAAAATCAAAAAAGCTCTTAACTTGTCTTTATTGACCACGGTCTTGTTCTTACTGGGATCGGCAAGAAGCTGGGGGCAATTCTCCAACGCCGACTGCCTGAACTGTCACGGGGATAAAACACTGAGCAAAACCGAAAAAGGGAGGACTATTTCCCTTTATGTGGATGAGTCTTCATTCAAAAATTCAATTCACGGTGAATTAGAGTGTACGAACTGCCATCAAGGCATTACGGACTTACCCCACGCTGAGAAATTAGCTGCGCCGGATTGCGGAAGCTGTCACTCGGATACAAAAGAGATAGTCTCCAAAGGAATGCACAATCTTATTAAGGACGGGTGCTGGTCCTGTCACGGTGGACATGACATTAAATCAACCCAGGACCCTAATTCCGTCACAAACAAGAATAACCGGGCTGAATTATGTCTTAAATGCCATAAGGACAGGGAAAACGTTTACTTTTCCACCTACCAGCATAGCTCAGTTGAGTTCCCTGGTGGGGCTAAAGGGAAGGTTCTTTGCTATCAATGCCATGATTCACATCGGGCTACCCTGCCGGAGCCGGTAAAAGTCTGCGGCACCTGTCATAATAAAATCTTTACCGAATTAAATAAAAGCATTCATGCTAAGGCTAAATTAAGAGAGCTGCCCAATTGTAGAAACTGTCATTCTGAACACAAAATAAAAGCAGGAGAACAGGAGGATAAATTCGCTCGCCTGACCCAGGAGATCTCCGGCTGTCGGGAGTGTCATTCCAAGGAAACTGAGGATTTTTTTCAAGGGATGCATGGGAAAGAATTCCAGAAGAAAAACCCAGATGTGCCCTCCTGTGTGAGCTGTCATGGTGCTCATGGGATTTTAGCTGGAAAGAATCCTGAATCTCCAATCTTTCATAACAATATAATTAAGGGCTGCGTCAAGTGTCACGAGGATGAGAAGATTATGGCAAAATACGAACAACTACCTCAGCCGGTTGTTTTTAAAGCCTTTGAGAAAAGCGTTCACGGAATGGCAGTTGGAGCACGTGGTCTTTTAGTTGCACCAGCCTGTACCGAATGTCATGGAGCTCACGAGATGAGACCGGCAGACGACCCCAAATCGCCAGTGAACAAAGTCAATATAGCTCATACCTGCGCTAAATGCCATCCGGGAATAGATGAGGTATATCAAAGGAGTATACACGGTGTAACTTTAGCTAAAGGAATCTTAGATTCGCCAACCTGCACTGATTGTCACGGCGAGCATGGTATAACCGCGGTCAGAGATCCCTCTGGTAGAGTCAGTCCTAAAAATATCCCCAAGACCTGCAGCGCCTGTCATTCCGAGGAAAGAATCGTTAAAAAATATGGGCTCTTGCCAGTTGCCTATGATACCTACATGAATAGCTTTCACGGGATTGCTCACAAGTATGGAGAGATGGTGGTTGCAGATTGCGCCAGTTGCCATGGATATCACGATATATTGCCCTCCTCTGACCCCAGGTCATCAATAAATCCTAAAAACATACCCCAGACTTGCGGAAAATGTCACAAAGGGGCTTCAGAGAATTTTGCCAGGGGGAAGGTTCATGTCGAAGCTACTAAGGAATCATCCTTAGGGGTTTATATCGTGAGAACGTTTTATACCTGGTTCATAGGAATTTTAGGAGTTCTTTTTGCCATATATATCATTCTGGACGTTTTAGGAAGGAGAAGGCGAAGAATAAAGGGGTTTTAAATTGAATCATTTTGACAATGCGACCCTGAAAGGATATGTTAAAAAGGCCTTCTGATGTCATTGCGAGGAGTCCAATGGACGACGAAGCAATCGTTAGACCTTTGATATATGTGAAGTGGATTGCTTCGTCCCCTACGGGGACTCGCAATGACAGGATTACGAATTTTTTCAACAGAACGTAAAAAGGGTCGCCCGAAGAACAGTAAAAAGAGAAAGAATATGGAAGAGAAAATGATGGTCCAAAGGTTTACCCGTAGCCAGAGGGTTCAGCACTTTCTTCTGCTGATCAGCTTCATAATCCTCATTATCACGGGCCTGGCTTTGAAATTTCATGATTCCTGGCTCGGCAAGCTGGTGATCAATTTGGAAGGAGGGGTGATCGCCAGGGGTATCTTTCATCGTTTTGCCGCAGTCCTTTTAATCTTTGTAGCAATTTATCACTTTTTCTATATCATCTTTACCCGTTATGCGCATGAAGAATTTTTACTAATGCTTCCAAAGTTTAAGGATTTTAAAGATGCTTTTCAAAACGTCGCATTTACTTTAGGCCTTTCCTCTGAACATCCCAAGATCGATAAATATGCTCCGCAGGATAAATTTCAGTACTGGGCAGTAGTAGCTGGCTCCTTTCTGATGATAATAACCGGGCTGGTGCTCTGGTATCAGACCCAGGCGATGCTGGTGCTTCCCAAATGGGCGATAGACATAACCAGAGTAATGCATAGCTATCAAGGGGTGATAATCGCAGTGGTCATATTACTCTGGCACCTGTATATCGTTCATTTGAATCCCAAGAGATTTCCGATGTCCCGTATATGGATTGATGGCAAAGTTTCTTTAGAGGAGCTTAAAGTCGAGCACCCCTTGGAATATGAGCGTAAATATCAAGGCGTAGCTGATGAAAAAAATTAGAATTATAATATACCTTTGTTTTTTTTTAATCTCTTTATCGGTTCACGGGCTGACTCAAGAGCTTCCCTCTAACCAGGAATGCAGGCATTGCCATTCTAATCCCAATTTAAAGAAAGTTCTAACAGATGGAAGGGTTATCTCAGAATATGTCGATTTTGACCTTTTTTATACATCAGTGCATAAGAAACAAGCCTGTGTTTATTGCCATATAGATGCTACCAATTTCCCCTGTAAAAATCTACGGAAAGTTAATTGCCAGAGATGTCATTATAAAGGGAACTTAGCCGGGGCCCCTGATTTAATTAAATATAAAGAATATGGTGAAAGCGTGCATGGAAGAGCCACCGCCTTAGGGGATGTCAAAGCTCCTATGTGCCAGGACTGTCACGGCTCTCATTATATCTTCGACAAAGCTGATACCTTGTCTCGAACCAATAAGGAGCATATTCCTCAGACCTGTGGGGCCTGTCATGTTAATATTTATAGTGTATATAAAATAAGCGTGCATGGTGAGGCGCTCAGGAGTAAACATATTCTGGCAGCCCCATCCTGCGCTGATTGTCATGGGGAGCATAATATAAAGGAACATATTGATCCTAAATCCAAGGTGTTTTTAACTCAGGTCTCTGTCACCTGCGCCAGATGTCATGCTAATATGGAATTGATCAAAAAATATGACATCCCGGTTGAGCCGGTGGAGACCTACAGGGAAAGCTTTCATGGAGTGGCGATTAAATTCGGAGCCAAAACAGTCGCCAATTGCTCCAGCTGCCATGAGGTGCATGCCATCTTCAAATCGGATGATCCCCGTTCCTCCATCTATGTCGATAATATCCCCAAAACCTGCGGCAAATGCCATCCGGGAGCAAGTGAAAATTTCGCCAAAGGGAAGATTCATATAAATCCCGCTAAAAAAGAGGCTGGGATAATCTATTATGTAAGCCAGTTCTTTAAATACCTGACCCTATCAGTGATGTTGGCTTTAATAATTTACATTATTCTGGATTTAAGGAAGAAGTTAATAGTTAAAAGAAAAGGTGAAGAGTAATAAAAGAGGTTAGACTAAGTTGGAAATGTTTTTCAGCAAGAAGAAAAAAGAACTTGAACCAAAAGTAAGCCTGGATAAACTTCAGGGAGAGATAGAGCAGGAGATCTGGGACGATCTGACCAAAGACCTTTCTCTTACTCCACATCTTAAGGAGGAGATAAAAAAGTTAGTTAAGGAAAGAGCCAGAGAAGAACTTCAAAAGGAGCTTAAGGATAGATATGCGGAGCTGAGAGAAGAAAAAGTCGAGATTCCACCTCTTGAAGAGAAGAAGAAAGAAGAAGTGATGTATCCTCGGCTGAGCCTGGATATTAGAATTCAGCATATCATCCTGATGGTTTCTACTTTGATTCTGATCATCACCGGTTTACCGATTAAGTTCCACGAATTAGCCTGGGCTAAGTTTTTCTTCTCCGCAATTGGCGGGCTGCAGGTGAGCAGGATTTTACATCGGGTCGGAGCAGCTGGTCTTATCGGGATTGCCTTATACCATCTTCTGTTCCTGGCTTTCAGCCGGGAGGGAAGGGAAATCTTCAGGGAACTCCTTCCCAGGCCCAAGGATGTTAAAGACCTCTGGATCACGCTCAATTATTTACTGGGCAGGAAAAGGGAAAAGGCCAAGTTCGGGAAATTTACCTACATTGAGAAGTTCGATTACTGGGCAGTTTACTGGGGTATGGTGGTTATGGTGCTATCCGGGCTAATCCTCTGGTTTTTAGGTACTGCTCTTAGGATTTTTCCAAAATTCGTAGCCGATATCGCCAAAGAAGCCCATTCGGACGAAGCCCTGTTAGCCACTTCAGCCATCATCATCTGGCATTTCTACAATGCCCATCTGAACCCGGAAAAATTTCCGATGAACCGCAGTTGGCTTACTGGCAGAATCTCCGAGAAAGAGATGGAAAGAGAGCATTTCCTGGAATGGGTCGAAATTCAGAAACAAGAAGAGATAGTGGCAGAAAAGGCGGATGAGGGAAAAGTCGAGGAGCAGAAGGGGTAAGGATATATTTTTAAACTTATCCTCTGGAAATGCGTATAATTAAAAAAGATACTGATTACAGGAGGAAAAATGAAACTCTTTTCTAAGAAAGAAAAACCGAAAAAGAAAAAATCTATCCTGAGGGAATATGTCGAATCATTTGCCATAGCCCTTATTTTAGCCCTGATGATCAAGACTTCTGTGGTGGAGGCTTACAAGATACCCTCTGGCTCAATGGAGGATACTCTGTTGATCGGGGATTTTCTCCTGGCTAATAAATTCATTTACGGTTCAAAACTTCCCATACCTTTTACCAATATTCATCTTCCAGCCCTGCGGGAGCCTAAAGCCGGGGATATAGTCATCTTCAAATATCCACAAGACCAGAAGGTGAATTACATTAAAAGATGTGTAGCTGTGGCTGGAGACACGATTTTGATCAAGGACAAGGTACTTTATGTTAACAGCAGGATATTTCCCAATCCTCCGGAGTCTAAATTCACTGATAAGACTGTCTTACCTCAGGGGATGGGTAACCGGGATAATTTTGGCCCTTATGTTGTCCCCCAGGGGAATATCTTTATGATGGGAGATAACCGGGATAATAGTTACGACAGCAGATTCTGGGGCCCACTGGATCGCAGGCTGGTATTAGGCCAAGCGATGATCATCCACTACTCCTGGGAACCGGATCTGAACGCTCCTGAGGTAAGGAGGGATGATTTACTCTCTATTCCGAAAAATATCGCCTACAATGTTATCCATTTCCCGCAAAGGGTCAGATGGAATAGGATAGGACATATAATTAAATAAAAATCCTTAAAAGTACAGCTAATGGATGCACCTGCTGAACTCTTAAAGCTTTAATTCTGTAGCGTCCTCACTCCAGTGAGGACGTTCTTTTTTGCTCTAAGGTTTGTAGTTTTCCATCCGTTGCCACTGGAGTGGCAACGCTACAGTAGTCGTAGGTCGGGCTGTCATAGACTGCCCGACAAAATTCTGAAGAGAGGTAAATTTTTGTCTGCAATAAAGTGGTTCATAGGCATTTTTAATTTGTTCAATTGACTACCACCCAGAC from Candidatus Zixiibacteriota bacterium includes:
- a CDS encoding cytochrome b/b6 domain-containing protein, producing MEEKMMVQRFTRSQRVQHFLLLISFIILIITGLALKFHDSWLGKLVINLEGGVIARGIFHRFAAVLLIFVAIYHFFYIIFTRYAHEEFLLMLPKFKDFKDAFQNVAFTLGLSSEHPKIDKYAPQDKFQYWAVVAGSFLMIITGLVLWYQTQAMLVLPKWAIDITRVMHSYQGVIIAVVILLWHLYIVHLNPKRFPMSRIWIDGKVSLEELKVEHPLEYERKYQGVADEKN
- the lepB gene encoding signal peptidase I; its protein translation is MKLFSKKEKPKKKKSILREYVESFAIALILALMIKTSVVEAYKIPSGSMEDTLLIGDFLLANKFIYGSKLPIPFTNIHLPALREPKAGDIVIFKYPQDQKVNYIKRCVAVAGDTILIKDKVLYVNSRIFPNPPESKFTDKTVLPQGMGNRDNFGPYVVPQGNIFMMGDNRDNSYDSRFWGPLDRRLVLGQAMIIHYSWEPDLNAPEVRRDDLLSIPKNIAYNVIHFPQRVRWNRIGHIIK
- a CDS encoding cytochrome c3 family protein, whose translation is MSKIKKALNLSLLTTVLFLLGSARSWGQFSNADCLNCHGDKTLSKTEKGRTISLYVDESSFKNSIHGELECTNCHQGITDLPHAEKLAAPDCGSCHSDTKEIVSKGMHNLIKDGCWSCHGGHDIKSTQDPNSVTNKNNRAELCLKCHKDRENVYFSTYQHSSVEFPGGAKGKVLCYQCHDSHRATLPEPVKVCGTCHNKIFTELNKSIHAKAKLRELPNCRNCHSEHKIKAGEQEDKFARLTQEISGCRECHSKETEDFFQGMHGKEFQKKNPDVPSCVSCHGAHGILAGKNPESPIFHNNIIKGCVKCHEDEKIMAKYEQLPQPVVFKAFEKSVHGMAVGARGLLVAPACTECHGAHEMRPADDPKSPVNKVNIAHTCAKCHPGIDEVYQRSIHGVTLAKGILDSPTCTDCHGEHGITAVRDPSGRVSPKNIPKTCSACHSEERIVKKYGLLPVAYDTYMNSFHGIAHKYGEMVVADCASCHGYHDILPSSDPRSSINPKNIPQTCGKCHKGASENFARGKVHVEATKESSLGVYIVRTFYTWFIGILGVLFAIYIILDVLGRRRRRIKGF
- a CDS encoding cytochrome b/b6 domain-containing protein; translation: MKESCLTKYKVVFLWGLISLFLPLCSQAKEIRCLSCHGAKDLLMTDEYGRKVSLYIDPSIIKSLIHKDLTCIDCHTEVKDEVHMVKPGIVQCGRCHKATLLEYRESFHGRKYIQGIKDAPWCQDCHGSHDIRSKDDPKSLTYRLNIPKMCDNCHKSPGMAKKYNLQVSEPYKLYRESIHGKAIEEKGLINAAICTDCHESHALKEPTDTSSLIYRHNVPSTCGECHYGDYQVFKESVHGKAALAGNSKAPVCTDCHSEHSIQPPWVNTSTVYPANISRTTCPWCHSAEKITDRYGFVTQRMTKYLDSYHGVDSRAGWKGVANCASCHGYHDVRPSTDPKSSINIANLPRTCGNCHPNAGENFAKGKIHSAITTKKEVGVYIVRRIYIVLIVVVIGGMLLHNSLIIWKRVREKYKEAKEATVIRFNQSEIIQHLLLFLTFTTLAISGFALKFPNAWWAKWMVKTEAGAHLRSDIHRIAAVIFILVCVYNLYYIIFTPRGRAQLRAIFFGPKDILLVIQNINYYLGLTKDIPKFDRYAYMEKAEYWALIWGAIVMTVTGFPMWFENFFLKFMPLWLLNVFRAIHLYEAILASVAIIVWHMFFMIFEPESYPVNLGMMTGRISEKELEEKHGAEYERLKNKDKFRLGRDT
- a CDS encoding cytochrome b/b6 domain-containing protein — protein: MFFSKKKKELEPKVSLDKLQGEIEQEIWDDLTKDLSLTPHLKEEIKKLVKERAREELQKELKDRYAELREEKVEIPPLEEKKKEEVMYPRLSLDIRIQHIILMVSTLILIITGLPIKFHELAWAKFFFSAIGGLQVSRILHRVGAAGLIGIALYHLLFLAFSREGREIFRELLPRPKDVKDLWITLNYLLGRKREKAKFGKFTYIEKFDYWAVYWGMVVMVLSGLILWFLGTALRIFPKFVADIAKEAHSDEALLATSAIIIWHFYNAHLNPEKFPMNRSWLTGRISEKEMEREHFLEWVEIQKQEEIVAEKADEGKVEEQKG
- a CDS encoding cytochrome c3 family protein produces the protein MKKIRIIIYLCFFLISLSVHGLTQELPSNQECRHCHSNPNLKKVLTDGRVISEYVDFDLFYTSVHKKQACVYCHIDATNFPCKNLRKVNCQRCHYKGNLAGAPDLIKYKEYGESVHGRATALGDVKAPMCQDCHGSHYIFDKADTLSRTNKEHIPQTCGACHVNIYSVYKISVHGEALRSKHILAAPSCADCHGEHNIKEHIDPKSKVFLTQVSVTCARCHANMELIKKYDIPVEPVETYRESFHGVAIKFGAKTVANCSSCHEVHAIFKSDDPRSSIYVDNIPKTCGKCHPGASENFAKGKIHINPAKKEAGIIYYVSQFFKYLTLSVMLALIIYIILDLRKKLIVKRKGEE
- the rseP gene encoding RIP metalloprotease RseP → MIDVISFIAALGILVFVHEFGHFLVAKKAGVKVERFSLGFPPKMIGKKIGDTEYCISWIPLGGYVKMAGENPDEEKEKWEPFEFLGKPVWQRGLIIVAGPVMNFLLAILISWGIFFFNGIDRYEKTTVGRVGKDTPAEKAGLKSGDQIILVNGTEVRSFDEMAQIIYKVVRKPVTIKWRRGNEIFEAKITTVKEQVQNEEGKTIEIGMIGIGPERTPPKKLFQSFFAGVGWTVFLVVKTVEFLVGLFTGAASLKMVGGPIFIARTAGETAKLGLANFFSFIALLSVNLSIINILPIPVLDGGHILFLGLEKLRGKPLSLKQRAIIQQIGLAFLLILIIYVSYNDILRWKKG
- a CDS encoding 1-deoxy-D-xylulose-5-phosphate reductoisomerase, yielding MGKSKEKKRVVILGSTGSIGRSALQVLKSFEDRFEIFGLSAHRNFELFKCQIREYKPKMAVLTQTESFEKVKRGFRDNKIKIEYGADSINQMVFSPEVDIVINAIVGSAGLLPSFATLQAGKTLALANKESLVMAGELLTDLAKKKGSEILPVDSEHSAIKQCLLAGEKNEVKRLILTASGGPFYLNKKKDLSRVTISQALSHPTWQMGKKITIDSATLMNKGLEVIEAHWLFGIPASQIKVIIHPQSVVHSMVEFVDGTLIAQMSRPDMKMPLQYALLYPERIETNDNFLNLTRIKNLIFLEPDLGRFPALKFCYFALELGGTAPSVLNAANEVAVESFLLRKLSFDKIPMLVRKVLSAHKVKNNPTLEKILEADRWAREESRKFIQRENNR